A genomic segment from Pollutimonas thiosulfatoxidans encodes:
- the ilvD gene encoding dihydroxy-acid dehydratase — protein MSLHKHRSRMVTQGLSRAPHRAFLRATGFDDDALNKSIVGIVSTQGENTPCSMGLAPQADRARLGVAAGGGVPVSFTTISISDGTSMNHAGMRMSLLSRETIADSVELVVRGHAYDGLVALAGCDKTLPAMMMAMVRLNVPAVFLYGGATLPGHALGQQATILDTIEAVGRVQDGKMSRADLTLMERSCIPSAGACPGQFTANTMAMVGEALGLSMLGSAMLPNVYSERLAIAQRAGEQVMRTLEQGGPLPRQLVTRASIENACAAVAATGGSTNAALHIPAIAHEAGIRFTLDDVAEVFARTPLIADLQPGGRYLARDLHEIGGVPVVLKALLDGGFIDGTVLTLDGRTLSEALADAPEPDGKVVRGCADALHASGGVTVLKGNLAPQGALLKIAGLKSLTFSGPARVFETEDACMKAVSQRGYQAGEVLVIRNEGPKGGPGMREMLSVTAALYGQGMGERVALLTDGRFSGATRGMCIGYASPEAAAGGPIGLIRDGDIIHIDAIKNTLEVDLSATELEARRAAYIPPVPQRLAGALEKYALLVRSAHEGAVTHSGNVEWPYETPEEE, from the coding sequence ATGTCACTACATAAACATCGTTCGCGCATGGTTACCCAGGGCTTGTCCCGCGCCCCCCACCGAGCCTTTCTGCGTGCCACCGGATTCGATGACGACGCGCTCAACAAGTCTATTGTTGGGATCGTCAGCACCCAGGGCGAGAACACGCCATGTTCCATGGGCCTGGCTCCTCAGGCTGATCGCGCGCGCCTGGGCGTGGCCGCCGGCGGCGGCGTTCCCGTCAGCTTCACGACGATTTCCATTTCGGATGGCACCTCGATGAATCATGCCGGCATGCGCATGAGCCTGCTGTCCCGGGAAACCATCGCGGATAGCGTCGAGCTGGTCGTGCGCGGCCATGCCTACGACGGCCTGGTGGCCTTGGCCGGCTGCGACAAAACGCTGCCCGCCATGATGATGGCCATGGTGCGGCTTAATGTGCCGGCCGTCTTTCTGTATGGCGGGGCAACCCTGCCGGGCCACGCATTGGGCCAGCAGGCCACCATACTGGACACCATCGAAGCGGTGGGCCGCGTGCAGGACGGCAAGATGTCCCGTGCAGATCTCACCCTGATGGAGCGCAGTTGCATCCCCTCGGCAGGCGCCTGCCCCGGCCAGTTCACTGCCAACACCATGGCCATGGTAGGCGAGGCCTTGGGCTTGTCGATGCTGGGTTCAGCCATGTTGCCCAATGTATACAGCGAGCGCCTGGCCATCGCCCAGCGTGCCGGCGAACAAGTCATGCGTACGCTGGAGCAGGGCGGCCCTCTGCCACGCCAACTGGTCACGCGAGCCAGCATCGAGAATGCCTGTGCCGCCGTGGCCGCCACGGGAGGCTCGACCAATGCCGCGCTGCACATCCCCGCCATTGCTCACGAGGCCGGCATCCGGTTTACGCTGGACGATGTTGCCGAAGTTTTTGCCCGTACGCCGCTGATTGCCGACTTGCAGCCCGGCGGCCGTTACCTGGCACGCGATCTGCATGAAATCGGCGGCGTGCCGGTGGTCCTGAAGGCGCTGCTGGACGGCGGCTTTATTGACGGCACCGTGCTGACCCTGGACGGCCGGACGCTAAGCGAGGCATTGGCCGACGCACCGGAACCCGACGGCAAGGTGGTGCGCGGCTGTGCCGATGCCCTGCATGCATCGGGCGGGGTAACCGTACTGAAAGGCAACCTCGCCCCGCAGGGCGCCTTGCTCAAGATTGCCGGCTTGAAATCATTGACCTTCTCGGGCCCGGCGCGCGTCTTCGAAACCGAAGACGCCTGCATGAAAGCCGTATCGCAGCGTGGCTATCAAGCCGGAGAGGTATTGGTCATCCGCAACGAAGGCCCCAAGGGAGGGCCCGGCATGCGCGAGATGCTCAGCGTGACCGCCGCCCTGTATGGGCAAGGCATGGGCGAGCGCGTTGCCCTGCTGACCGACGGGCGGTTCTCGGGTGCCACGCGGGGCATGTGTATCGGCTATGCCAGCCCCGAAGCGGCGGCGGGCGGTCCCATAGGTTTGATTCGCGACGGCGACATCATACATATCGATGCCATCAAGAATACGCTTGAGGTGGACCTTAGCGCCACCGAACTGGAAGCCCGTCGTGCGGCCTACATACCCCCGGTTCCACAGCGCCTGGCGGGCGCGCTCGAAAAGTACGCCTTGCTGGTGCGCTCCGCCCACGAGGGCGCTGTCACGCATTCGGGCAATGTAGAGTGGCCTTATGAAACGCCGGAGGAAGAATGA
- a CDS encoding TRAP transporter small permease, translating to MKLLNCAIVMALKAIAVLGLCFMSLLTVVDATGRYIFNHPIIGSVELTELLMVTVIFSSIPLMTRSRGHITVDSFSQLFSAHAQRMQDHIANLISLVVSAFLAWVTLNKAQTTAAYGDITAMLSIPLAPFVYLMAALLMLDAAYHAANLVSGLRGNTAEAGHD from the coding sequence TTGAAACTATTGAACTGCGCAATCGTCATGGCGCTAAAGGCCATCGCCGTGCTGGGCTTGTGCTTCATGAGCCTGCTGACCGTGGTGGACGCCACGGGCCGGTACATCTTCAACCACCCCATCATCGGCTCGGTCGAGTTGACCGAACTGCTGATGGTGACGGTTATTTTCAGCAGCATCCCCCTGATGACGCGCAGCCGCGGTCACATTACGGTGGACAGCTTCAGTCAATTATTCTCGGCCCATGCCCAGCGCATGCAAGACCACATCGCCAACTTGATCTCGCTGGTGGTCAGCGCATTTCTTGCCTGGGTAACCTTGAATAAGGCGCAAACAACAGCGGCCTACGGTGACATCACCGCCATGCTCAGCATCCCGCTGGCTCCTTTCGTCTATTTAATGGCGGCCTTGCTGATGCTGGATGCCGCCTATCACGCCGCCAACCTGGTATCCGGGCTGCGCGGAAACACTGCGGAGGCCGGCCATGACTGA
- a CDS encoding GntR family transcriptional regulator: MASHIDIQPVVHTSVNEAVYCRLRDHLMRGDYAAGDVLGIQDLADAFGTSAMPVREALRRLAAQKALEPMKSRSMRVPVISRERLQDIRRARVLIEGTVTGWAVNHISADELSRLRVLAEQIGASLNQAGAIDYGLESNQQFHFTIYRAAKSDSMMAMIESLWLQSGPYLRATRKLMHSEERPSSELHARIVDAMARGDAEEARAAMESDICWPFDKLLAERAALAESSF; the protein is encoded by the coding sequence ATGGCGTCCCATATTGATATTCAGCCGGTGGTCCATACCTCGGTCAACGAAGCGGTGTACTGTCGCTTGCGCGATCACTTGATGCGCGGTGACTACGCCGCCGGCGATGTCCTTGGCATACAAGACCTGGCCGATGCTTTCGGCACCAGCGCCATGCCGGTACGCGAGGCATTGCGCAGGCTGGCCGCGCAAAAAGCCCTCGAACCCATGAAAAGCCGCTCCATGCGGGTGCCGGTCATTTCACGCGAACGTCTGCAAGACATTCGACGGGCGCGGGTACTCATCGAGGGCACGGTAACCGGCTGGGCGGTAAACCACATCAGCGCCGACGAACTGTCCCGTCTACGTGTACTGGCCGAACAGATCGGCGCATCGCTGAACCAGGCGGGCGCCATCGACTACGGGCTGGAAAGCAACCAGCAATTTCATTTCACGATCTACCGGGCGGCCAAGTCAGATTCCATGATGGCCATGATAGAAAGCCTTTGGCTGCAGTCGGGCCCGTATCTACGGGCAACGCGCAAGCTCATGCATTCGGAAGAGCGCCCCTCCAGCGAGCTGCATGCCCGCATCGTCGATGCCATGGCAAGAGGCGACGCCGAAGAGGCCCGCGCCGCCATGGAAAGCGATATTTGCTGGCCCTTCGATAAACTACTGGCCGAGCGCGCTGCGCTGGCCGAATCCAGCTTTTAA
- a CDS encoding aldo/keto reductase: MRYRKFGRTGLFVSELCLGTMTFGGQSGMWSQIGAVEQSDADGLVGRALDAGINFIDTADIYADGRSEIITGQTLKNLRVAREDVIVATKVHGETGTKGVNARGLSRHHIMDGIKASLSRLQLDHVDLYQVHGFDPATPMEEALRAMDDLTRHGHVRYVGVSNWAAWQIMKALGISERLGLASFASLQAYYTVAGRDLERELIPMLESEGLGLMVWSPLAGGLLSGKYDRNTESTDGGRRTQFDFPPVDKARAYDCIDVMRQLAAQRGVSVAQIALAWVLHQKSVTSVIVGAKRIEQLDDNIAATQVKLSTDDLDRLDAVSALAPEYPGWMVDRLGATRRQQMQQSDDRS; the protein is encoded by the coding sequence ATGCGTTACAGGAAATTCGGCCGTACCGGCCTCTTTGTTTCGGAACTGTGCCTGGGTACCATGACCTTTGGTGGGCAAAGCGGGATGTGGTCCCAGATCGGCGCCGTCGAGCAGTCGGACGCCGATGGTCTGGTCGGGCGCGCGCTGGATGCCGGCATCAACTTCATTGACACGGCTGACATCTACGCCGACGGGCGATCCGAAATCATTACCGGGCAGACGTTAAAGAACCTGAGAGTTGCACGCGAAGATGTCATCGTCGCAACCAAGGTGCACGGCGAAACCGGCACCAAAGGTGTAAATGCTCGAGGCCTGTCGCGCCACCACATCATGGACGGCATCAAGGCCAGCCTGTCGCGGCTGCAACTGGATCATGTCGATCTGTATCAAGTCCACGGATTCGATCCGGCAACGCCCATGGAAGAGGCACTGCGAGCCATGGACGACCTGACGCGGCACGGTCATGTGCGCTATGTGGGCGTGTCCAACTGGGCCGCCTGGCAAATCATGAAGGCGCTGGGTATTTCCGAGCGCCTGGGGCTGGCCAGCTTCGCATCCTTGCAAGCCTATTACACGGTGGCGGGCCGCGACCTCGAACGCGAACTGATCCCCATGCTGGAAAGCGAAGGGCTGGGCCTGATGGTATGGAGTCCGCTTGCCGGTGGGCTGCTTAGCGGCAAATACGATCGCAACACCGAGTCTACCGATGGCGGCCGCCGCACACAGTTCGACTTCCCTCCCGTAGACAAAGCGCGTGCCTATGATTGCATCGACGTCATGCGCCAGCTTGCCGCCCAGCGGGGCGTCTCGGTTGCGCAGATTGCACTGGCCTGGGTGCTGCATCAAAAATCGGTTACCAGCGTCATTGTGGGCGCCAAGCGCATTGAACAGCTGGACGACAATATCGCTGCAACGCAGGTCAAGCTCTCCACCGACGACCTCGATCGACTTGACGCGGTCAGTGCGCTCGCACCAGAGTATCCGGGATGGATGGTCGATCGGCTGGGTGCAACACGCCGCCAGCAGATGCAGCAATCGGACGATAGAAGCTAG
- a CDS encoding glycosyltransferase: MQTSTLEEPVDNIYQTAGRRLRILTWHVHGNYLYALSQVPHEFIVPVRADGKPGYSPLGTKIPWGDNMRQVNADELVHEDFDCIIYQSRAAYEEDALQLLTASQRALPSIYIEHDPPRPYPVDTQHWFQHDRGLLVHVTHYNALNWDAGAMPTRVIEHGVPVDPQVSYTGERAAGITVINGLPGRGRRMGADLFAWSRDRVPLDLIGMQSEQMGGLGEVSNLSVAATMAPYRFFYTPIRYTSLGLALVEAMLIGMPVVGVAATELPTVIVNGTNGYVHTDMNKIVDVMRQLIAEPALARSWGEAGRKTAQERFGMNRFVADWLAVIDETAGGRSVLPAPAMAAP; the protein is encoded by the coding sequence ATGCAAACATCAACATTGGAGGAGCCGGTGGATAATATTTATCAGACAGCCGGGAGGCGGCTACGCATCCTTACCTGGCATGTCCATGGCAATTACCTGTACGCATTGTCGCAGGTACCGCATGAGTTCATTGTTCCCGTACGGGCGGACGGCAAGCCTGGTTACTCGCCCTTGGGCACGAAGATCCCATGGGGCGACAACATGCGCCAGGTCAATGCCGATGAGCTCGTCCACGAAGACTTCGATTGTATTATTTATCAGTCGCGGGCCGCTTACGAAGAGGACGCCTTGCAGCTGCTGACCGCCTCGCAGCGCGCCTTGCCGAGCATCTATATCGAGCACGATCCGCCTCGGCCGTATCCCGTCGATACCCAACATTGGTTTCAGCATGATCGCGGCCTCCTGGTGCACGTGACGCACTACAACGCCTTGAACTGGGATGCCGGCGCCATGCCCACGCGCGTCATAGAACACGGTGTACCGGTGGACCCGCAGGTGTCATATACCGGTGAGCGCGCGGCGGGTATCACGGTCATCAACGGTCTGCCCGGCCGAGGTCGACGCATGGGGGCGGACCTGTTTGCATGGAGCCGTGATCGCGTGCCGCTGGATCTGATCGGCATGCAAAGCGAGCAGATGGGTGGCTTGGGCGAAGTGTCCAACCTTAGCGTTGCCGCGACCATGGCGCCCTACCGCTTTTTCTATACCCCCATCCGATATACGAGCCTGGGATTGGCTCTGGTGGAAGCGATGTTGATCGGCATGCCGGTGGTGGGGGTGGCGGCGACGGAACTCCCGACGGTGATTGTGAACGGAACGAACGGCTACGTTCATACCGACATGAACAAGATCGTGGACGTCATGCGGCAATTGATTGCTGAGCCCGCACTGGCGCGCAGCTGGGGCGAGGCCGGCCGCAAGACCGCCCAGGAGCGTTTCGGCATGAATAGATTTGTAGCGGATTGGCTGGCTGTCATCGACGAGACCGCCGGCGGACGCAGTGTATTGCCGGCGCCGGCGATGGCCGCGCCTTGA
- a CDS encoding TRAP transporter substrate-binding protein, with the protein MKLIATAVLAGVALAASLPVQAQKKTQLTVSSWLPPTHAVVADFLVPWGEEITAATDGRVTLRILPKPVTNPPGHYDAVRDGLVDITFVSHAYYPGRFELTKFAVMPFSGNTAESRSVAAWNTYEKYLLGANEHEGVRLLGMYAHGPGMVFTTDKSVAKIEDFQGLKIRVGGGMAADVAKAVGVSPIAKPAPESYELLSTGVVDGVFFPAETLVSFKLDSVIENVTIFPGGLYSDTHAVIMNEDAFKRLSEQDQAAILKVSGSHLASLAGRAWDKHDAVAHKLLDGGSIKVIKADDALVQAVRERTKSFEQTWLDAAAAKGLDGPAALAAFRSEIKELDSK; encoded by the coding sequence ATGAAACTCATCGCTACCGCAGTCCTCGCCGGCGTGGCCCTGGCCGCTTCCCTGCCAGTCCAGGCGCAAAAGAAAACGCAGCTTACCGTTTCAAGCTGGCTGCCTCCCACACACGCTGTCGTCGCCGATTTCCTGGTTCCATGGGGCGAAGAGATTACAGCCGCCACTGATGGACGCGTCACCTTGCGCATACTGCCCAAGCCCGTAACAAACCCGCCAGGGCATTACGATGCCGTACGCGACGGTCTGGTGGACATTACATTTGTGTCCCATGCCTATTACCCCGGCCGTTTTGAACTGACCAAGTTCGCCGTGATGCCCTTCTCGGGCAACACCGCAGAGTCGCGCTCGGTAGCCGCCTGGAATACCTACGAAAAGTACCTGCTCGGGGCAAACGAGCATGAAGGCGTACGCCTGCTGGGCATGTATGCACATGGCCCGGGTATGGTCTTCACCACCGACAAGTCCGTCGCCAAGATTGAAGACTTCCAGGGCCTGAAGATACGGGTCGGCGGCGGCATGGCGGCGGATGTCGCCAAGGCCGTGGGCGTGTCGCCTATTGCCAAGCCGGCCCCGGAATCCTACGAGCTGCTAAGCACCGGCGTGGTGGACGGCGTGTTCTTTCCGGCCGAGACGCTGGTGTCCTTCAAGCTGGACTCCGTCATCGAAAACGTCACGATCTTTCCAGGCGGCCTGTATTCCGACACGCATGCCGTCATCATGAATGAAGACGCCTTCAAGCGCCTGTCCGAGCAAGACCAGGCCGCCATCCTGAAGGTGTCGGGCAGCCACTTGGCGAGCCTGGCGGGGCGTGCCTGGGATAAACACGATGCTGTGGCCCACAAACTTCTGGACGGCGGCAGCATTAAAGTCATCAAGGCAGACGACGCGCTGGTACAGGCAGTTCGCGAGCGGACCAAAAGCTTTGAACAAACCTGGCTCGACGCCGCCGCCGCCAAGGGCTTGGACGGCCCCGCAGCTCTGGCCGCTTTCCGCAGCGAGATCAAGGAACTGGACAGCAAGTAA
- a CDS encoding 2-hydroxychromene-2-carboxylate isomerase encodes MKTIRYYLVPKSPWTYLGHERLLELARKHGAAIEPRPFGLTQAVFPISGGLPLNERPVQRQAYRLVELQRWSDYLGLPLTLHPKHFPVDDLAASKMIISVAQAHGNDSALRLAGAMLRAVWAEERDIADTDTLIQLANESGLNGDAVYAAHENGAPLLERYTQEAIDLKVFGAPWYEYNGESFWGQDRLDFLDRALAAPAR; translated from the coding sequence ATGAAGACAATACGCTACTATCTCGTGCCCAAGTCACCCTGGACCTACCTGGGACACGAGCGCTTGCTCGAGCTTGCCCGCAAGCATGGGGCCGCGATAGAGCCCCGGCCATTCGGACTGACCCAGGCGGTCTTCCCGATTTCGGGCGGGTTGCCGCTCAACGAGCGTCCCGTCCAGCGCCAAGCTTATCGGCTGGTAGAGTTGCAGCGCTGGTCTGATTACCTTGGCTTGCCCCTCACGCTGCACCCCAAGCATTTCCCGGTGGATGATTTGGCCGCCTCGAAGATGATCATCTCGGTCGCACAGGCACACGGAAACGACAGCGCCCTGCGGTTGGCCGGCGCAATGTTGCGAGCTGTCTGGGCAGAGGAGCGCGACATCGCCGACACCGACACCTTGATTCAGCTTGCTAATGAAAGTGGATTGAATGGCGACGCCGTTTACGCCGCGCACGAGAACGGGGCCCCACTTCTCGAGCGCTATACCCAAGAAGCCATCGACTTGAAGGTTTTTGGTGCCCCCTGGTATGAATACAACGGGGAGTCTTTCTGGGGCCAGGACCGCCTGGATTTCCTTGATCGTGCGCTGGCTGCTCCGGCGCGGTAG
- the arsC gene encoding arsenate reductase (glutaredoxin) (This arsenate reductase requires both glutathione and glutaredoxin to convert arsenate to arsenite, after which the efflux transporter formed by ArsA and ArsB can extrude the arsenite from the cell, providing resistance.): MNVTIYHNPKCGTSRNTLDLIRKAGIQPTVIEYLQAPPSRDVLQKLISDAGLSVREAMRQKESLYTELGLADAALSDDALLDAMMAHPILINRPIVVAPAGTRLCRPSELVLDILPPST, from the coding sequence ATGAATGTCACTATCTACCACAATCCCAAGTGCGGAACGTCGCGCAACACGCTGGACCTGATACGCAAGGCCGGCATCCAGCCCACCGTCATTGAATACTTACAGGCTCCGCCCAGCCGCGATGTGCTGCAAAAGCTGATCAGCGACGCCGGCCTTTCCGTGCGCGAGGCCATGCGTCAAAAGGAAAGCCTGTATACCGAGCTGGGCCTGGCCGATGCCGCGCTGTCGGATGATGCCTTACTTGACGCCATGATGGCCCACCCCATCCTGATCAATCGGCCCATTGTGGTTGCGCCCGCAGGTACCCGGCTATGTCGGCCGTCGGAGCTCGTGCTGGATATCCTGCCGCCATCTACTTGA
- a CDS encoding hydroxypyruvate isomerase family protein, protein MKLAANLSLLYPGLPLPEKAAAAARDGFAAIELLDPYTSDSADLHAVLLQHGLTLALINTPMGAPGEKGLGCIPGREDEFRAGVSRALDVCAATGCRSIHAMAGAPPDGSSRKACRETLLANLRQAAPMAAEAGVTLTLEALNRHDAPGYFYHLPTEAAEIVAAVNHPALRLQFDFYHAQREQLNVDRALQEVLAWVHHVQIAHPEQRQEPDPSDPPVAAALRTLRRAGYTGWIGCEYRPKGDTTAGLGWRDAYQTIITDAV, encoded by the coding sequence ATGAAGCTGGCGGCCAATCTCAGCTTGCTTTATCCGGGGTTGCCGCTACCCGAGAAAGCCGCTGCCGCTGCGCGCGACGGATTTGCCGCCATCGAGTTGCTGGATCCCTATACGTCGGACAGTGCCGATTTGCATGCCGTGTTGCTCCAGCACGGTTTGACGCTGGCTTTGATCAACACCCCCATGGGCGCCCCAGGGGAAAAAGGCCTGGGCTGCATACCGGGCCGCGAAGACGAGTTCAGGGCGGGTGTGTCGCGGGCCCTGGACGTCTGCGCCGCCACGGGTTGCCGCAGCATCCATGCCATGGCTGGTGCACCGCCGGACGGCAGCTCCCGCAAGGCCTGCCGGGAAACGCTGCTAGCCAACCTGCGCCAGGCTGCCCCCATGGCGGCCGAGGCGGGCGTAACCCTCACTCTGGAGGCGCTCAACCGACATGACGCCCCTGGCTATTTCTACCATCTGCCCACGGAGGCGGCCGAAATCGTAGCGGCCGTCAACCACCCCGCCCTACGCCTGCAGTTCGATTTCTATCATGCACAGCGAGAGCAACTGAATGTGGACCGCGCATTACAAGAGGTTTTGGCCTGGGTCCATCACGTGCAGATTGCCCATCCCGAACAACGACAAGAACCCGACCCTTCTGATCCCCCGGTGGCGGCCGCCCTGCGCACCTTGCGCCGCGCAGGCTATACCGGCTGGATAGGGTGCGAATACCGCCCCAAGGGCGACACCACCGCCGGCCTCGGCTGGCGCGATGCCTACCAAACCATCATCACCGATGCCGTATAA
- a CDS encoding TRAP transporter large permease, which produces MTEALLALAAMLGLILVRVPVAFAMALVGFVGLGLFRNWPSAYAMAGSVIYESGFQYLLSVLPLFILMGNFITESRMSRELYAAAHTMLGHRRGGLAMSTIVACGGFGAICGSSLATAATMSKVAYPEMRRLGYSQELAAGSIAAGGTLGILIPPSIIMVVYCLLTEQSIGKMFAAGVLPGLLAICFYLLAVRWVIRRNPAAGPQGERSTWRQRGKALKQVWAVLALITMLMVGIYGGVFTAAEAAGIGAFLGFLFAWTRKTLTWASFVEVVVESAKTTGMIFMVMIGALMLANFINFTSLPQDLLDMVDHFNLSPLAVIFMIAAIYIVLGCVLESMSMILLTVPVFYPLVQSLGFDLIWFGIIVVVVTEISFITPPFGMNVFVLRGLLPGVSTQTIFRGVMPFVISDIFRLMVLIFIPAISLYLPSFVK; this is translated from the coding sequence ATGACTGAGGCGCTACTGGCCCTGGCCGCCATGTTGGGTCTGATTCTGGTGCGCGTGCCCGTTGCCTTTGCCATGGCACTGGTGGGCTTTGTGGGTCTGGGATTGTTCCGCAACTGGCCTTCCGCCTATGCCATGGCTGGTTCGGTCATCTACGAAAGCGGTTTCCAATACCTGCTGTCCGTCCTGCCGCTCTTCATCCTGATGGGAAACTTCATCACCGAGTCGCGCATGTCTCGCGAGCTGTATGCCGCAGCGCATACTATGCTGGGGCACCGCCGCGGCGGACTGGCCATGTCCACCATTGTGGCCTGCGGCGGCTTCGGTGCCATCTGCGGGTCCAGCCTGGCCACTGCGGCGACCATGTCCAAAGTGGCGTATCCCGAAATGCGGCGCCTGGGCTACAGCCAGGAGCTCGCTGCTGGATCGATAGCAGCAGGCGGCACGCTGGGCATCCTGATTCCCCCGTCCATCATCATGGTGGTGTACTGCCTGCTGACTGAGCAAAGCATAGGAAAAATGTTCGCAGCAGGAGTCCTGCCTGGGCTGCTTGCCATCTGTTTCTACTTGCTGGCCGTGCGTTGGGTCATACGCCGCAATCCGGCCGCCGGTCCGCAAGGCGAACGCAGCACCTGGCGGCAAAGAGGCAAGGCACTAAAGCAAGTCTGGGCCGTGCTGGCATTGATCACCATGCTTATGGTGGGCATCTACGGCGGCGTCTTCACCGCCGCCGAGGCAGCCGGGATCGGGGCGTTTCTGGGCTTTCTGTTTGCCTGGACTCGCAAAACACTGACCTGGGCGTCCTTTGTCGAGGTGGTGGTGGAGTCTGCCAAGACCACGGGCATGATCTTCATGGTGATGATAGGCGCGCTGATGCTTGCCAATTTCATCAACTTCACATCGTTGCCGCAAGACCTGCTCGACATGGTTGATCACTTCAATCTCAGCCCGCTGGCCGTGATTTTCATGATTGCCGCGATCTATATCGTGCTGGGATGCGTACTGGAAAGCATGTCCATGATACTGCTGACCGTACCGGTGTTCTATCCGCTGGTGCAAAGCCTGGGGTTTGACCTGATCTGGTTCGGCATCATCGTGGTGGTCGTGACGGAAATCAGCTTCATTACGCCGCCCTTTGGCATGAACGTATTCGTACTGCGCGGCCTGCTGCCCGGTGTCAGCACACAAACCATCTTTCGCGGGGTCATGCCTTTCGTGATCAGCGATATTTTCCGGCTGATGGTGCTGATTTTTATCCCCGCGATTTCTCTGTACCTGCCGTCGTTCGTCAAGTAG
- a CDS encoding CaiB/BaiF CoA transferase family protein, with protein sequence MKTSTSGALPLEGIKVIEMGQLIAGPFAGKILGDFGADVIKLEPPVTGDPLRKWRLLHEGTSVWWQVQSRNKRSVTLDLRQPEGQDIARRLIAEADVLIENFRPGTLEGWGMGWEALQTLNPRLIMLRVSGYGQTGPYRDLPGFGLIGEAMGGLRYLCGEPGRPPVRAGISIGDSLAGLHGVIGVLMALIHRSKAGGQGQMIDVALYESVFNMMESLLPEYSAFGAVREPSGSSLPGIAPSNAYPCRDGKYALVAGNGDSIFKRLMQAIGRNDLAEDPELAQNDGRASRASEIDAAIGQWTMQRGLQEVLDVLNAARVPVGRIYTAEDIAADPHYRERDMILESTLPDGKRVDVPGIIPKLGSTPGRVRREAPLLGEHTDSLLESMGISEASRDELRRRGVI encoded by the coding sequence ATGAAGACATCAACCAGCGGCGCGCTTCCTCTGGAAGGCATCAAGGTCATCGAGATGGGGCAACTGATAGCCGGCCCATTCGCAGGCAAGATACTGGGCGACTTCGGTGCGGACGTCATCAAGCTCGAACCGCCGGTAACCGGCGATCCCTTGCGCAAATGGCGCTTGCTGCATGAGGGCACATCGGTCTGGTGGCAGGTGCAGTCCCGCAACAAGCGCTCGGTCACGCTGGACTTGCGTCAACCGGAAGGCCAGGACATCGCCCGCAGGCTGATCGCCGAAGCCGATGTCCTGATCGAGAACTTCAGGCCTGGGACTCTGGAAGGCTGGGGCATGGGCTGGGAAGCCCTGCAGACGCTGAATCCGCGCTTGATCATGCTGCGCGTCTCGGGCTATGGACAAACGGGGCCTTATCGCGACTTGCCTGGCTTTGGACTGATCGGCGAAGCGATGGGCGGCCTGCGTTATCTTTGCGGCGAGCCGGGACGCCCGCCTGTGCGGGCGGGGATCTCCATTGGGGATTCCCTGGCAGGCCTGCATGGCGTCATCGGGGTGCTGATGGCGCTGATCCATCGCAGCAAGGCCGGCGGCCAGGGGCAAATGATAGATGTGGCCCTGTACGAGTCAGTCTTCAACATGATGGAAAGTTTGCTGCCCGAGTACAGTGCCTTCGGTGCCGTGCGTGAGCCGTCCGGCAGCAGCCTGCCGGGTATCGCCCCCAGCAATGCCTACCCGTGCCGCGATGGAAAGTACGCACTGGTTGCCGGTAACGGCGACAGCATCTTCAAGCGCCTGATGCAGGCGATAGGGCGCAACGATCTCGCAGAAGACCCGGAACTCGCGCAAAACGATGGGCGGGCAAGTCGTGCATCCGAAATTGACGCCGCCATAGGACAGTGGACGATGCAACGGGGGCTGCAAGAAGTGCTGGACGTGCTTAACGCTGCCAGAGTGCCAGTGGGGCGCATCTATACGGCTGAAGATATTGCTGCGGATCCGCATTACCGGGAACGCGACATGATTCTCGAAAGCACCTTGCCCGACGGCAAGCGGGTGGATGTCCCTGGCATTATTCCCAAGCTGGGAAGTACGCCCGGACGCGTCAGGCGCGAGGCCCCGCTGCTGGGCGAGCATACCGACAGCCTGCTTGAGTCCATGGGGATCAGCGAGGCAAGCCGTGACGAACTGCGCCGCCGAGGCGTGATCTAG